TAGAGCGAATAAGAAACGCCGTTAGAAAATAAAAAAGGTCTTTGGAATTACCAGAGACCTTTTTAGTTTTAACTTTTCAAAAAAAATTAGAACGGCTTGTTCACAGCGATAAACGCTGCTGACGTGCCAAGGCCCCAAAGTAGAACAGCCACAGGCCAACCGATGTAGCCTTTTCTTTTAACCAAAGAAATACCGATTCCCAAAAGAACCCAGATGCCGATCTTTGCTTGAACCCAAGCAGGCAAGCCAGAAACAAGTCCCAAGCGAGCGGCCATTCCGAAACCACTCACCAAGATCAGCAATAGACCAATACCGTGAGTGACAAAGCCCATGATGCGAGCTGGTTTTTTAAGTTCCACTTTTGCGTAAGCCGCAATAAGAAGTCCGCCGAAGCCAAAGAACAGAAGCATTAGGCCAAGTAGGTGAAGGACTTTATAAAACTGATAGGACATGATGTGTCTCCTTATTCTGCATTAAGGCCCAAGTGTTTTAGGACGCGAGCCAGGTCTTTTCTCATTCTTGTAATATGGGTTTTATTGGCCAATGTTTTAAGAGCGTCACGGAGAGGTTCTAAAGGATAACCTCCGTATTGGCCAGGCTCTGTGATGTTGAAAGTGACAGCACCACGTCCTGCAATCACGACACGGTCACAGACAGTGATATGATCAGAGATGGCGGCTTCTCCGCCGAACATGCAGTTGTTGCCGATCGTACTTGAACCTGCGACTTTAAATCCGGCCGCCATCACGCAGTTGTCTCCGATCACGACGTTATGAGCGATGTGACAGAAGTTATCCATCTTTGTGCCGTGACCGATTTTAGTTTCCGTGAGAGCCGCGCGATCCACAGCGCAGTTTGCTCCTAATTCCACATTGTTTCCGATCACGACGCGACCGATTTGTGGAATCTTTTTGTGAGTTCCCTCTTTGGTCATCGCAAAAGAAAATCCATCGGCACCGATTGTCGTGTGTGGATGAATTTCACAGTGAGAGCCTAGTGTGCAGTGTGCACCGATGAAAACTTGCGGATGAATCAAAGAGTGATCGCCGATTTCGGCATAACATTCGATAATAGTCTGTGCGCCGATCGTACAACCGTCGCCGATTTTTGCTTGTTCGCCGATCACCGCGTAAGGTCCCACGCTCACGTTTTTGCCAAGATGCGCGGAGGGATGAACAACTGCTGTGGAATGAATTTTCGTTTCTTGGTTGAAGCGATTCATCTTTCCGTCAAACAGCGGAAGAACTGCAGCCATTCCAAGTTGAATGGAGCCTGTTTGAAAGAATGTGCTCTTCGTATCCGTCGGAAGCGAAAGTGATTTGTGAGCGACAATGATCGCAGCATTAGCTTGCAAAGCCTGATTGAGTTGATCCGGTTTTGAAACGAAAACCAGACTCTCAGAGTCACTTTTTTCAGGTGGAAGAACCTTGGTTGCAACAGCCTCTGCACGGCCAGAAACGAAGGTGAGATCGGACGACTTAAGATCTTTAATAACTTCTGCTGTAATCATAGTGATGCCTCGCGCTAACACTTTCCTATTATTTTTTTGATGTCAAGACACTGGGTGATAGTATAGATCTGCTTATTGAACACTTTCGATCTTTTCTCACCTTTAATTTTAGAGAGGAACTGAGATGGCTAAGAAGGCTGCGAAAAAGGAAGCACCTGCGGCAAAAGCAAAAAAAGCGGCGGCAAAACCAGCTGCGAAAGCACCTGCAAAGGCGAAGGCCCCTGCTGCAAAACCAGCGGCGGCAAAAGCAAAAGCGGCGCCTCCTCCTCCTGCGAAAGCGGCTAAAGCTGAAAAGCCTTCTAAAGCGGCGAAATCTGCTCCAGCTCCTGAAAAAGTTGAGAAGAAATCAAAAATCGAAGCAGCTCCCGCTCCAGTTGAAGTCGCTGAAGCTCCTAAAAAAGAAAAAAAGGTCAAAATTGATAAGACGGGACTGTCTGAAGATCAAGTGAAGTGGCATGAACTTCATGAGAAGTACAAGGCAATGAAAGCTCCTTCGTACAGTATTTCGGGTCAATTTGAAGCGAAAACTCCGCTGCAACACAAAATTTTTGGCTGGGGTTTTGTTCTTTCCAATGAATACGATCGTCTAGAAGTGCTTTTTGAAGACGGCAAACGAATGCTGATCAGCAATAGGAAGCTGTCATAGGGCAGAAAAATATTGCAAGGCGCTGCAATCTGACCTACTAATTTATCTGCATGGCAAAAGACGATTTAGTACAAATAGACGGAAAAGTAATCGACGCCCTTGCGGGTGGCCTTTACAAAATTGAACTTGATAATAAAGCGATCATTAACGCAAAACTTTGCGGAAAAATGAGACGTTTTAATATTCGCGTGGTTGTGGGTGACCGTGTGAGCGTAGGGGTTTCTCCTTACGATCCTAGTCATGGCCTGATCATGTTCCGTCATAAATAATTGATTTAAACACTCAAAACTTCTTCCAATTAAATCTAGAGGTTCTATGGATCAGGCTCTTCAGAGTTATTTGGCGCGTATTGCACCTACAGTCCCTGCGAAATCAGCTCAAGCTGTTATTGAGCTCGCTGCGGAAGGCGCAACAGTCCCTTTCATCGCTCGTTACCGTAAGGAAAAAACAGGTAACCTAGACGAAGTTCAAATTCGTGCAGTGATTGAAGGTCACGAAACTTACAACGAAATCGTAAAGCGTAAGGCTTTCTTGATTAAAGAAATCGGGGAGCAGAACAATCTTACGGCGGAAATCCAAAAGCGTATCGAGCTTTCTTGGGATTTGGGCGAGCTAGAGGAAATCTACAAGCCGTTCAAGAAAAAGAAAAAAACCAAAGCAACGATCGCGCGCGAAGCGGGATTGGAACCTTTGGCGCAATGGATTTGGGATATGGGCCATGGTCTGATCAAAGACGATGTGACTATGGAGATGAAGGCGAAAAACTTCCTCAATCCGACTGCGAAGATTGTGACTTACGAAGAAGCGCTTAAAGGTGCTCAAGACATCTTGGTTGAGAAAATCGCCAATGATGCCGACCTTCGTGCGATGGTTGCGAAAAACTACAATGACAAAGGCCGCGTGATTGCTAAAGCGGCTAAAGGCTACAAACCAAATTCGAAGTACGAAATGTACAAAGAATTTGAAGAGCCGGTTAAAAACCTCATGGATGCTAAAAACAATCACCGCTACTTGGCGATGAGACGTGGATGGCAAGAGGAAGAGTTGTCTGTTGATGTAAAAGCAGACGACGAAGAAAATTTAAAAGCTTACGAAAAGTTTGCGACTTCAACTCCAGACAATGCGATTGGTGACTTCTTGAAACAATCAGCTCGCCTGGCTTTGAACGTTTACGTTCTTCCTTCCATCGTGAATGAAGTTCACCGTGTGTTGAAAGAAAAAGCCGATCAAGATGCGATCACAGTTTTCGCTGAAAACGTTCGTAAACTTTTGTTGGCTTCTCCTTATGGACCAAAATGCGTTTTGGGTGTCGACCCTGGTTTGAGAACAGGTTGCAAAGTAGCGTTGATTGATAAATCAGGCGCTTTCATTTCTCACACAGTTCTTTACACTTTGGGTGACGATGCTGAGAAAAAAGCGAAAGCTCTTTTCGGTGACGTTCTAAAACAAATCCAAATCGAAGCGATCGCAGTCGGTAACGGTACTGCCGGTCGTGAGACGGAATCTTTCTTGCGTAAAGTTTTGAAAGATCTTGGTAAGAATATTCCTGTTGTGATGGTTTCTGAATCGGGTGCCTCTGTGTACTCTGCTTCCGAAGTGGCTCGTGAAGAGTTCCCGGATCTTGATGTCACTGTAAAAGGTGCGATCTCGATTGCGCGTCGTTTGCAAGATCCTTTGGCGGAGCTTGTGAAGGTTGATCCTAAATCGATCGGTGTCGGTCAGTACCAACATGACGTGAACCAATCTCAATTGAAAAAATCATTGGAAGCAGTTGTTGAATCTTGCGTGAACAACGTGGGTGTTGACGTGAACACAGCTTCTGCAGCGTTGTTGTCGCATGTTGCGGGTATCGGTCCTGCTCTTGCGAAAGGCATTGTAGAAGCTCGTAAGAAAGCTTTGTTCACAGATCGCGCGGAGCTTTTGAAGGTTCCTAAGTTCTCTGCAAAAGTTTTTGAACAAGCTGCGGGTTTCTTAAGAATTCCGGGTGGAAAACAAGTTTTGGATTCTACAGGAATCCATCCAGAGCGTTATCAAGCCGTGACAGACATGGCGAAGGACCTTGGTGTTTCTTTGTCTGAAGTGATCGGTGAAGGTGCGAAGAAACTTCTCGCGCAAAGAACAAAATGGGCTCAGCTTGTTGGTGAGTTTACATTTGATGACATCGTGAAAGAACTTGAAAAGCCGGGCCGCGATCCTCGTGATCCGTTCAAGGTTTTCCAATTCCGCGATGACATCATGGAAGTGAAAGATTTGAAAGAGGGCATGATCTGCCCGGGTATCGTGACGAACGTAACGAACTTCGGTGCTTTCGTTGATATCGGTGTTCACCAAGATGGTCTTGTGCACATTTCAGCTCTTTCTCACAAGTTCGTGGATGATCCTCGTAAAGTGGTTAATCCAGGCGATCATGTGACTGTGAAAGTTCTTAAAGTGGATGTGGTTAAAAACCAAATCTCTTTGACGATGAAAATGGATGACGCTCCTGAGGCTTCTATGCCTCGTGAGAAACGTGCGGATCAACCTCGCCAAGGTGGATACAAACCAGGCGGCGGCGGTCAAAGACCATCCGGCGGTGCGGGACAAAGACCAGCAGGTGGTCCTCCAGCGAAACCGGCAAATCCGTTTAACAATCCGTTTGCGGCTTTGATGAATGTTCCAACGAATAAAAAATAAGGAGAATTAACATGGCAGTAAAAGGAAAATCTAAAAAAGGTATCCGTCACAGAATGAAAAGAATCGCTAAGAAAAAGCGTATGTACAGAGCGAAAATCCGCAAGTAAGAGAAATCTGAAAGTGAAGATAGAAACCCACACTTAAACGGTGTGGGTTTTTTGTTTTTTAGAGAGCAAACTTCTAAAACCAATCGGTATATTCGTCGCCTCCCAAAGGATCGTTGTTTTCTTCGTTTTCATCGCGGATCGTTAGTTTAATAGTGTACAGCTCGCGCCCCCAATGAGTGGTGCATTTGATTTCATATCCGAACCACGTTTGTGGATCATTTAGGGGATCTGGTCTGCCAACGCGTTGTCGTGGGCCTGCGCCGACAGGTGTTTCAAAAGCAGTGAGATTATTTGTTACTAGGTAATTCACGCGCTCATCTGTTCCATACCATCTAGTTTTATTTTCGGACGGAAGTTTAAAAGAAGCATTTTGAGATACGAATGTGAGAAAATAGAGGCCCGTATTTTTTGGGAACTCTGGAATTAAAGTGGGAGCTGCGCCACCGTAGCATTTAGGATCAGACTGGAGGCTGCAATCGACTACCGTCGTGTCTCCAGGAGGAGTGAATCCTGCTGTGTTCGAACGTAGATAATAGTAGGGTCGGAAAGAAATGATCGGACACTTTTCGGGACTGAGCGTGCCGATGTCGAAATTGACATTGCTATAGTAGAGTTGTCCTTCAGGCACGCTAATGTTGCAATTCAGAGTGCTTTCAAGCGGAGAATCTGCATCGAAAGCACAATTGCCCATTCGTTCAAAACCCGCTTTTTCATCAGCGGACTCCCATTGCACACCCAACTTTAGGTAAAGAGGACTGCTTTCTGGAACGCCATCAACTATATTGGTGTCGTCAGTAGAAGGTTGTTCAAGAACGGTTTCAGGTTCTTCGGAGCAACCGACGTTAAAACCTGCGATCATGAATGTTGCAATTAGAATTTTGTTTATTGGTCTCATGGGACTTGAGATCGGTGATTGTAGCGGCACTTTGAAGTCTAGATTTATAAACTAACATCAATTTGTTTAAAAATTTACATCTTGGACATGAGTCCAGTTAGGATACTTTTCAGCATAGGTGCTACGGGATAATACTTCACCGGTTTCGCTTTGAGTCTTCTGGTTTTCTCTTTAGTGGGAATGTCTTTCGCGATATTCTTGATCAACTAAGGAGGTCTTCATGATTATTCAACCTCATATTCTGACAAAAGCTCTGGATGCGGCTTTGAGCACAGGGGCGGATTTTGCAGATATCTTTGTCGAAGACACATATTCATCTCAACTTTCAGTTTTAAATTCTAAACCCGAGCAAGCGATTGTCGGTCAGCTTTACGGCGCGGGAATTCGTTTGTTCTTTGGACACGAAATCGTTTATGTGACAACGAACGATCTTTCAGAGGTAGGTCTGGTGAAGGCCGCTTTGAATGCGGCACAAAGCCGTGGCACGGGCACGGCGAAAAAGACTTTGCCGTTGATGCAAGTGCCGTTTGATTCTATTCACACTTACGGTGAAAAACCGTGGGAGATGAACCGTGATCGTAAGTTCCAATGGTTGAACTCGATGGATCAACATGCGCGTGCGCGCCATTCTTCTGTGACTCAAGTTGAAGCGGGATTGAATGAAAAATTCCAGCGGGTGCAAATCGCGAACTCTCGCGGCGTGATGGCTTATGATGAGCGCGCTTATTCGCGCATTCGTCTTGAAACGTTCGTTGAAAAAGATGGCGTGAAAGAAAGTTCGACGGAAGATGAAGGCCACATGGGGACTTCGGAAATCTATGATCAAATCAATTTAAAATCTCTTGCTGAAAAAGCGGTGGATTGTGCTGTGATGTTAACAACAGCCAACTATGCTCCGGCGGGAGAAATGCCTGTTGTGATCGACAATGCTTTTGGTGGAGTTATTTTCCACGAAGCATGTGGGCACGGACTTGAAACAACAAGTGTTGCTAAAGATGCTTCAGTTTTCTGCGGAAAAATGGGTCAAAAGATCGCTCACGAAAGTGTGACGGCTATTGATGATGGAACGATTGAAAATGGCTGGGGCTCTTTGAATCTTGATGACGAGGGAAATAAGACGAAGAAAACAACGTTGATCGAAAATGGCGTTTTGAAATCTTACATCGTCGATGAAATGGGTTCTCGTCAAACAGGTTTTGAGGCGACAGGAAGTGGTCGTCGTCAGTCTTACAAATATGCTCCGGCGTCGCGTATGAGGAACACCTACATCGCTGCGGGAAAAGATAAGTTTGAAGACATGATTCGTGATGTGGATTATGGTCTTTACGCAAAAAAACTGGGTGGCGGCTCTGTGAATCCAGGTACGGGTGATTATAACTTCCAAGTGCGTGAAGCTTACATCATCCGCAATGGCCGTATTGATGAAGCGGTTAAAGGCGCATGCTTGATCGGCCGCGGTATCGACACTCTTGGAAAGATCACAAAAGTTTCTGACGATTTACAATTGGCACGCGGAATGTGCGGCTCTGTGAGTGGCAGTATTCCAGCGGCGGTTGGTCAGCCACAGATCTTGGTTTCTAGCCTCATGGTCGGCGGGAGAGCGAAATAATGGATACAATTAAACAGAATTTTCAAAAAATCGCAGATCAAGCTAAGAAAGATGGCGCTAAAGTAGAAATGCTCATTTCTGGCGGCGAAAATCTTAAGATCGGTTATTCAAAAAAGAAATTAGAGTCTTTTGAATCCACGCAGTCTCAAATGGCGGGACTTCGTGTGATCCTTGGTGCGAATCAAGGTTATGCTTATACAGAGAATCTTTCTGATGAATCCTTGCTTCGTACATACGGTGAAGCTTTGAACAACGCAAAGACGGTGCAAAAAGGCGAGACTCAAGCAGTTCCTCTTTTAAAACCGCAAACGGTGCAAGCGATGAACCTTTTCCATCCTGAAGAAATTGCGATGGATAAAAAGTTGGAAGTCGCTCGTCTTTTGGAAGAAAAATGTCTCGATAAAGATGCGCGTATTCAGTCCGTTCCTTATTCTGGATTCAATGAGACTGTAAGTTTCAGAAGGATTTTGAACTCTGAAGGGCTAGATCAAGAGTTTAAGCAAAACTATTTTTCTGGTTATGCTTATCCTTTGGCTAAAGAAGGTGAGTCGACAAAAATGGACGGCGATGGTTTCTTTGCACGCTCATTTAAAGACATCAATATTCAAGAAGTGGCTGATGAAGGTGTGACACGAGCGATTTCTCGTTTGGGAGCGCAAAAGCTTGCGACGGGTAAATACGCTGTCGTGATTGACCGCACGCAGTTTCCGATGATTCTACAAATGATCGAAAGCTATTTTTCTGCCAAAGAAGTTCACGAAGGAAAGTCTTTGTTTAATGGAAAATTGGGACAAAAAATTGCGAGCGAGAAGTTCCAATTGATTGATGATCCTTTTGAGCCTACGGGCACAGCGGTTCGTCCATTTGATGACGAAGGGGCTGCTTCACAAAAGACAGTTCTTTTTGAAAATGGCGTGCTTAAAAACTTCCTTACGAACTTAGAGTACGCGAAGAAAATGAATCTTCCGCACACGGCTCACGCTCGTCGTAGCCCGGCTTCTCAACAAGGCATTTCTTCGACGAATCTTGTTGTGAAAAAAGGAACGAAGTCTTTAGAAGAACTTTTGGCTTCTTATGACAAAGTTGTGCATTTGACAGAGTTCTCTGCGGGTTTGCATGCCGGATTTAAAGAATCGACAGGCGATTTCTCAATGCCTGCTGAAGGTTTCTTGTATGAAAACGGCAAGCGTGTGGGGCCTATTGACCAATTTGTGATGTCAGGAAATGTTTTGGATCTTTTACGTGATATTGAAGATCTAAGCAATCAATATGGAAAACCAGGAAGCTCGATGATCTGTCCTGATGTTTTGGTGAAGCCGCAGAGTTTTGCGGGAGCTTAAAAAGAAAAAGCCCAGGTCACCCTGGGCTTTTTTATTTCTGTATGTTGTTAAAAAATTTGGGTTTTGATTTTCTTATAGCTTCAATAATTTTCAGGAAGTCGGTATAGACTTTTTCGCCGTTGGTGCATGAGGCCGCTTCTATAGTGTTGCATTTTATATTATCTTTTAAATTTCCAGTATCAACGATAGATGCGAGTAATGTTTCCGCAGAAATTGAATACACTATCGCCCCGTCCGGTGCATAGTTCAGAGCTCTGTCTTGAATGTAGCTTGGAACTTCAGCGTTCGGATCTACATATAATTTTCTAAAAATGGCATCTCCCAGAGTATAGGGAAACAGTTTGGTGGAAGCTTCGGATCTAAGGTCTAAACTTTGATCTGGCATAAAAGCAACTGTTAGAAATCCAAAGGAAGACGAATCAAGTTCATTTAAAATTATTTGTGATCCTTGACGGTGCATGAGAAGGCGTCTTTCGCAGGCAGCTAATTCTAAATTTTTTGAGTGAATTCCGTAATCGGTGGACAGATTGCTCTTAAGAAGCTTAAGAAATGCTACCACAGCTTTTTCACTGTAAAAGGATTGAGACTCTGTACGAACTCTTTTAATTTCTTTTAGTACTTCAAAAGTTACTTCTGAAGAAGGGATGATATCGTATTTGGAGAAATATGAAAATAGATCTGCGCTTTCATTTAGTCTCAAGGCCTCTAGAATTTCACCAGAATTCAGAGTTTTGATAAGAATATTTTGATTGGTGATGCTGACAAATTTCTCAACGTCGTATTGAAACTGCTTCGAAAGCGCCACGCTGAACAATAGATTATTGTGCTTCTGGTATGCGATTTGAGCCAGCTTGAATAAATTAGTATCAAGACGTTTGATTGCCAATGATACTACAACGGCAGTTTCTTTCCATGTTGAAGTTTCTTTTAATATCAAGAGACGTGAATCTAGCGCATTTTGTAACGTTAATAACTCAGAATTATTTACTGGTTTAAGGTACCCGGCTCTAAGCGCTAAAATATTATCTAGATCGTAAGTGGAGCGACAGGTTTGCAAAAGGTGCAAGGTGTGAGAGCTTAGCGCTTTTCTTCTAAAAGCAAGTTTCAGGGAATCTTGCGAACAAAGGCTTTGTAGAGAAACTTTTTGTGTGAGGGAGTCAGTATATGCGGCAAACTCATCGAGAGAAAAGTGATCAGTGTCAACATAGAGGTATAATTTCTTTTCGATGAAATCTGTCGGTACTAACTCGGAGTTCAGTTCATAGTTTGATGTCCGATTGTTAAGTGCGATCAAGTCTTGTACTGGCATTTTTGAGATATTGCTTGAAAACTTGATAGACCACTGAAGAAAATTTTTAAAATGGAGTTTTCTTTTTTCTTGGGGAATACTTTCCGAGTAGTCAGTCATTGATTTGATTAAATTGCTAAATGCAACTTCATGAACGGAAAGAAGTGCCTTTTGAGCCTCGGCCTTTCGGAGCTGGGACCATACCAAACATAAATCGCCGGGCTTAGTACTTGTGCTTAATGATACAATGTCGAGATCTTCAGTTTTCGTCTGAGTGTTCTCACAGAATTGTGGATCTCGAACGGCAGCGATAGTGGCTGTGCCGTTGTTATTTTTTGCGCTATCTTTTTTAAATGAGCAAGCCCCCATGCTGAAGCACAGTGCTGAAAAAATTAGAATAGGGGCTCTTGATATTTTGCTCATTTGGGAATTTTTTAGAAGCCTTTGCAGTTGTCTTTGCCGCGAGAGATTTCGCATGCCACTTGGTGCAAGCCTCTGATTTGAGACCATGCGCTGTCGACTTCGTCTTCAGACTCAGTTCTGTCAGCGTTTTCTCTGATGATTTCAGCTTCCACGATCAACTTCGTTAATTGACCAACTTTATTGCCTTCAGCAGTTGATGCTAGGCCTACTTCTTCTTGGAAAATATTCATTTCTTTGATCATTTCTTCCATTTGGAACGATTGATTCGCCATAATTCTAGTGTGTTCCAAGTCAAACTCAGCAGATTCTTCTGCCATAGCATGAACTGAACCTAAAAGAACTAACGCCGCGATAGCCATTTTGAATTGCTTTTTCATGTTCTCTCTCTCCTTTTTGGTTTTATCCAAAACATTGATATGCGAGGGCCGTGCCTGCATTTAATGCGTTTATGGGGGATTTTACTGTTTAAGAAGGAGACAGGGGACGGTGATTGGCTTCGGGGAGAATCGGTCGTCTCAGTATAAGACACTCGGGCTTTGTGATTGATGAAGCTTAAAAATTCTGCAAGCGAATCAAAAATAAAAAGCACTGACTTTAATGGTCAGTGCTTTTTTATTTTAACTTAGTGTTTTCCTAGATTAGCCAACAACATCTGCATGAAAGTCATCATCATTTGTTGTTGTGACGTACCCATACCTGTTGAAGGAAGTGCCGCTGATTGGCCTTGAGTCAAACTGCCAAGTAGAGTTGAGATCATTGAGTTGTTGATCACTTGAGAACCTGCGAGCTGTCCCAAGCCAAAGTTAGAACCTGAAGTGAATGCACCCAATAAATTCTGCAACATCGAAGTGTTCATACCACCAGGAAGATTGATTCCAGAAATTCCTGTCACAGAACCCATGCCGATTTGACCAAGGATGCTTGTCAGCATTGAAGAGTTAAAGCCGGATTTTCCGATTCCAAGAGTCGCGCCTGATGAAATACTTTGAATAATGCTTGAAAGATCAGTTCCGCCAAGACCT
This region of Bdellovibrio sp. BCCA genomic DNA includes:
- the lpxD gene encoding UDP-3-O-(3-hydroxymyristoyl)glucosamine N-acyltransferase; its protein translation is MITAEVIKDLKSSDLTFVSGRAEAVATKVLPPEKSDSESLVFVSKPDQLNQALQANAAIIVAHKSLSLPTDTKSTFFQTGSIQLGMAAVLPLFDGKMNRFNQETKIHSTAVVHPSAHLGKNVSVGPYAVIGEQAKIGDGCTIGAQTIIECYAEIGDHSLIHPQVFIGAHCTLGSHCEIHPHTTIGADGFSFAMTKEGTHKKIPQIGRVVIGNNVELGANCAVDRAALTETKIGHGTKMDNFCHIAHNVVIGDNCVMAAGFKVAGSSTIGNNCMFGGEAAISDHITVCDRVVIAGRGAVTFNITEPGQYGGYPLEPLRDALKTLANKTHITRMRKDLARVLKHLGLNAE
- the infA gene encoding translation initiation factor IF-1, which gives rise to MAKDDLVQIDGKVIDALAGGLYKIELDNKAIINAKLCGKMRRFNIRVVVGDRVSVGVSPYDPSHGLIMFRHK
- a CDS encoding Tex family protein, with the translated sequence MDQALQSYLARIAPTVPAKSAQAVIELAAEGATVPFIARYRKEKTGNLDEVQIRAVIEGHETYNEIVKRKAFLIKEIGEQNNLTAEIQKRIELSWDLGELEEIYKPFKKKKKTKATIAREAGLEPLAQWIWDMGHGLIKDDVTMEMKAKNFLNPTAKIVTYEEALKGAQDILVEKIANDADLRAMVAKNYNDKGRVIAKAAKGYKPNSKYEMYKEFEEPVKNLMDAKNNHRYLAMRRGWQEEELSVDVKADDEENLKAYEKFATSTPDNAIGDFLKQSARLALNVYVLPSIVNEVHRVLKEKADQDAITVFAENVRKLLLASPYGPKCVLGVDPGLRTGCKVALIDKSGAFISHTVLYTLGDDAEKKAKALFGDVLKQIQIEAIAVGNGTAGRETESFLRKVLKDLGKNIPVVMVSESGASVYSASEVAREEFPDLDVTVKGAISIARRLQDPLAELVKVDPKSIGVGQYQHDVNQSQLKKSLEAVVESCVNNVGVDVNTASAALLSHVAGIGPALAKGIVEARKKALFTDRAELLKVPKFSAKVFEQAAGFLRIPGGKQVLDSTGIHPERYQAVTDMAKDLGVSLSEVIGEGAKKLLAQRTKWAQLVGEFTFDDIVKELEKPGRDPRDPFKVFQFRDDIMEVKDLKEGMICPGIVTNVTNFGAFVDIGVHQDGLVHISALSHKFVDDPRKVVNPGDHVTVKVLKVDVVKNQISLTMKMDDAPEASMPREKRADQPRQGGYKPGGGGQRPSGGAGQRPAGGPPAKPANPFNNPFAALMNVPTNKK
- a CDS encoding TldD/PmbA family protein, translating into MIIQPHILTKALDAALSTGADFADIFVEDTYSSQLSVLNSKPEQAIVGQLYGAGIRLFFGHEIVYVTTNDLSEVGLVKAALNAAQSRGTGTAKKTLPLMQVPFDSIHTYGEKPWEMNRDRKFQWLNSMDQHARARHSSVTQVEAGLNEKFQRVQIANSRGVMAYDERAYSRIRLETFVEKDGVKESSTEDEGHMGTSEIYDQINLKSLAEKAVDCAVMLTTANYAPAGEMPVVIDNAFGGVIFHEACGHGLETTSVAKDASVFCGKMGQKIAHESVTAIDDGTIENGWGSLNLDDEGNKTKKTTLIENGVLKSYIVDEMGSRQTGFEATGSGRRQSYKYAPASRMRNTYIAAGKDKFEDMIRDVDYGLYAKKLGGGSVNPGTGDYNFQVREAYIIRNGRIDEAVKGACLIGRGIDTLGKITKVSDDLQLARGMCGSVSGSIPAAVGQPQILVSSLMVGGRAK
- a CDS encoding TldD/PmbA family protein encodes the protein MDTIKQNFQKIADQAKKDGAKVEMLISGGENLKIGYSKKKLESFESTQSQMAGLRVILGANQGYAYTENLSDESLLRTYGEALNNAKTVQKGETQAVPLLKPQTVQAMNLFHPEEIAMDKKLEVARLLEEKCLDKDARIQSVPYSGFNETVSFRRILNSEGLDQEFKQNYFSGYAYPLAKEGESTKMDGDGFFARSFKDINIQEVADEGVTRAISRLGAQKLATGKYAVVIDRTQFPMILQMIESYFSAKEVHEGKSLFNGKLGQKIASEKFQLIDDPFEPTGTAVRPFDDEGAASQKTVLFENGVLKNFLTNLEYAKKMNLPHTAHARRSPASQQGISSTNLVVKKGTKSLEELLASYDKVVHLTEFSAGLHAGFKESTGDFSMPAEGFLYENGKRVGPIDQFVMSGNVLDLLRDIEDLSNQYGKPGSSMICPDVLVKPQSFAGA